From Culicoidibacter larvae, a single genomic window includes:
- the rlmD gene encoding 23S rRNA (uracil(1939)-C(5))-methyltransferase RlmD, which translates to MLEKDILLKNVECVDYSHEGMGVVKHEGMAIFVPQLLMGEVADIVITKVAKRFAYGQIVKLVKVSSERAEVDTESLDESGVCQLQHMKYDEQLRFKELITVAALKKHMVEPPVVMPVIESPKEWHYRNKMQVPVRASGPEGTLVAGFFKEKSHDIVPFAGSTIHDETSSAMVEYFVEIANQMKISAYDSKRRTGNFRHLIVQHAEATGEYMLVFVTFGKERKTLVRLAEAMVQKFPQIKSVVENVNTAHNSKILGESRRAFFGEMYITDAINDGLQVRLYPESFYQVNHAQMEQLYQKARDLAEVKADDVVADFYSGIGTMSMLFAQNAKFVYGVEVAAQAVKSADLNAELNSIHNVEFIENNVDSQIEAWVESGLAVDVALIDPPRKGCSREFIENLVRLAPKRIVYISCHPDSFARDLNIFAELGYTSDTVFPFDMFPQTYHVETVVLMSRVDK; encoded by the coding sequence ATGTTGGAAAAAGATATATTACTAAAAAATGTTGAGTGTGTGGATTACAGCCATGAGGGCATGGGTGTAGTGAAACATGAAGGTATGGCAATTTTTGTGCCGCAGTTATTGATGGGCGAGGTTGCAGATATTGTTATTACTAAGGTAGCGAAGCGATTTGCCTATGGGCAGATTGTGAAGCTAGTGAAGGTGAGCAGTGAGCGGGCAGAAGTTGATACTGAGTCGCTTGATGAGAGCGGTGTTTGCCAGTTACAGCATATGAAGTATGATGAGCAGCTGCGCTTTAAAGAGCTGATTACCGTTGCCGCGTTGAAAAAACATATGGTTGAGCCGCCAGTAGTGATGCCGGTGATAGAATCACCAAAAGAGTGGCATTACCGCAATAAGATGCAAGTACCGGTTCGGGCAAGTGGTCCGGAGGGAACGCTTGTCGCGGGGTTTTTCAAGGAGAAAAGTCATGACATCGTGCCTTTTGCCGGGAGCACAATTCACGATGAAACTTCGAGTGCGATGGTGGAATATTTTGTTGAAATAGCGAATCAGATGAAAATTTCGGCTTATGACAGCAAGCGTCGTACCGGGAATTTCCGTCATTTAATTGTTCAGCATGCAGAAGCAACTGGCGAATATATGTTGGTGTTTGTGACTTTTGGCAAAGAGCGTAAGACGTTGGTGCGTTTAGCTGAAGCAATGGTGCAAAAGTTTCCGCAGATTAAGAGTGTGGTTGAGAATGTGAATACCGCTCATAATAGCAAGATTTTAGGTGAGAGCCGTCGCGCATTCTTTGGTGAGATGTATATTACTGACGCTATCAATGACGGTTTGCAAGTACGTTTGTATCCAGAATCATTTTACCAGGTGAATCATGCGCAAATGGAGCAATTATATCAGAAAGCACGTGATTTAGCTGAGGTGAAGGCAGATGATGTGGTAGCTGATTTTTACAGTGGCATTGGTACAATGAGTATGTTATTTGCTCAGAATGCAAAATTTGTATATGGTGTTGAAGTTGCTGCTCAAGCGGTTAAGAGTGCTGACTTGAATGCGGAACTTAATAGCATCCATAATGTTGAGTTTATTGAAAATAATGTGGATAGTCAGATTGAAGCATGGGTAGAATCTGGTTTAGCCGTTGATGTGGCATTGATTGATCCGCCACGCAAGGGATGCAGCCGCGAGTTTATCGAGAATTTGGTTCGGCTTGCGCCGAAGCGAATTGTCTACATTTCTTGTCACCCAGACAGCTTTGCCCGTGACTTGAATATTTTCGCTGAACTTGGTTACACTAGTGATACCGTGTTCCCATTCGATATGTTCCCGCAGACTTATCACGTTGAGACGGTAGTATTGATGTCAAGGGTAGATAAATAA
- a CDS encoding restriction endonuclease subunit S yields the protein MSEVFLGEVAKERKETSKENKVRYPIVGLEHLISEEITLTAWEENKENSFTKIFRKGDVLFGRRRAYLKKAVVAPFDGICSGDITVIQALPDKILPELLPFIIQNDALFDFAIGKSAGSLSPRVKWENLKNFRFELPDLKEQSKLASLLWSIDSTKKTYQKLIQKTDELVKSQFIEMFMNTDRVRLDTMAVILMGQSPTSDSYNFDAQGLPFYQGSADFSEKYVKTRMYCSAPTRIANSGDVLMSVRAPVGTVNLTDKECCIGRGLAAIRSKKSQEYNEFLLYAFRVMEDKIASMGQGSTVLSINKDNLHGLLMPNADKHQQEQFIAFAQQSDKSKYDYFSWMLGGAA from the coding sequence ATGAGTGAAGTATTCTTAGGAGAAGTTGCTAAAGAGCGAAAGGAAACTAGTAAAGAAAATAAAGTCAGGTATCCAATTGTGGGCTTAGAGCACTTGATTTCAGAAGAAATTACTCTAACAGCCTGGGAAGAAAATAAGGAAAATTCTTTTACTAAGATCTTCCGAAAAGGAGATGTTCTTTTTGGACGTAGACGTGCTTATTTAAAGAAGGCTGTAGTTGCTCCTTTTGATGGCATTTGTTCTGGTGACATAACGGTAATTCAAGCTCTTCCAGATAAAATTCTACCTGAACTTTTACCGTTTATTATTCAAAATGATGCATTATTTGATTTTGCTATAGGTAAGTCCGCTGGTTCTTTATCACCCCGTGTTAAATGGGAGAATCTAAAGAACTTTAGGTTTGAGTTACCTGATTTAAAAGAACAAAGCAAGTTAGCTAGCCTATTATGGTCGATAGATAGTACAAAAAAGACCTATCAGAAGCTAATTCAAAAGACCGATGAGCTGGTCAAATCTCAATTTATCGAGATGTTCATGAACACCGATAGAGTTCGACTCGACACTATGGCTGTCATATTAATGGGCCAATCCCCAACATCTGATTCCTATAATTTTGATGCTCAAGGATTACCTTTTTATCAAGGAAGCGCGGATTTCTCGGAAAAGTATGTGAAGACTCGAATGTACTGCAGTGCACCAACTCGAATAGCTAACTCCGGCGATGTGCTCATGTCTGTACGAGCACCTGTAGGAACCGTAAATCTTACAGACAAGGAGTGTTGTATAGGGCGTGGATTAGCTGCTATCAGAAGCAAAAAATCTCAGGAATACAATGAGTTCCTTCTGTATGCATTTAGAGTTATGGAAGATAAAATAGCTTCAATGGGACAAGGAAGTACCGTTCTTTCCATCAATAAAGATAATTTGCATGGGCTATTGATGCCAAATGCAGATAAGCATCAACAGGAACAGTTCATTGCCTTTGCTCAACAGAGCGATAAATCAAAATATGACTATTTTAGCTGGATGTTAGGAGGTGCAGCATAA
- a CDS encoding restriction endonuclease subunit S encodes MTNEIEKNTFEYLDLFRGFTESDSYLPAALLVAETKEEYFDKNIYDDSEERIYETMLTVADRLDIINPFRDKTQFTRVYNAYDVFKGEVNWELIIAQSDRRYGGYSVISNALFEEYGSRFKLDADEVLIAEGEKFAPNLKKLIDEHPGCNYTITTEEKISFHIINRIFAGYKNVKILNASIYQYGFTNSRYDLIFSVPNFGTRNLAEDENFMSRDQDAVALENLLLHTNNGGELIITMPARITFAHGKIGVLRQFVQQTYRLKEITELPEGAFEGTGIKTYLIDVVNTKPGDDDVIVRRYKSGPRKNKRDMANKFIIDEETFVMLEELEELGDWSINKIFSQQDEEWIKFQESSIRKIALGDVAEVFRGKSVSKKDPTGSVGVVNISNIGDYDIDYDSLDHFDEEERKISNYILKEGDVLIPARGTAIRTSIFREQSYPCIASSNIIVIRPEVKMLSSVYLKLFLDSPLGQKMISGVQQGSTVINISYKDLNALEIPVPSIEEQHMKADEYEKELEIYKETVEVAEKRWNKVLDKLREL; translated from the coding sequence ATGACTAACGAGATTGAAAAAAACACCTTTGAATACTTAGATTTATTTAGAGGGTTTACTGAGAGTGACTCCTATCTTCCTGCTGCGCTTCTTGTGGCTGAAACAAAGGAAGAGTACTTTGACAAAAATATTTATGATGATTCAGAAGAGCGAATCTACGAGACTATGCTGACAGTTGCAGATAGGCTCGATATTATTAACCCGTTTAGAGATAAGACACAATTTACCAGAGTGTATAATGCCTATGATGTTTTTAAGGGAGAGGTCAACTGGGAATTGATTATTGCTCAGAGTGATAGAAGATATGGTGGGTACTCAGTAATTTCTAATGCTCTATTTGAAGAGTACGGCAGTCGCTTTAAACTTGACGCAGATGAGGTTCTTATTGCCGAAGGGGAAAAATTCGCTCCAAATCTAAAGAAACTAATCGATGAACATCCTGGTTGCAACTATACCATTACAACTGAAGAAAAAATCAGTTTTCACATAATTAACAGAATTTTTGCTGGTTATAAAAATGTAAAAATATTGAATGCAAGTATATATCAATACGGTTTCACAAACAGTCGTTACGATCTTATATTCTCTGTACCTAATTTCGGAACAAGAAATCTTGCTGAAGATGAAAATTTTATGAGTAGAGATCAAGATGCGGTAGCGCTTGAAAACCTGCTTCTTCATACAAATAATGGTGGTGAGCTTATAATCACAATGCCGGCAAGAATCACATTTGCTCATGGAAAGATTGGAGTGCTTAGGCAGTTTGTTCAACAGACTTATCGCTTAAAAGAAATTACAGAACTTCCAGAAGGTGCGTTTGAAGGAACAGGGATTAAAACTTACCTTATCGATGTTGTAAATACCAAGCCAGGTGATGATGATGTGATAGTCCGTCGATATAAATCTGGTCCTCGTAAGAACAAACGTGATATGGCTAATAAATTTATTATCGATGAAGAAACATTCGTTATGTTAGAGGAACTTGAGGAACTTGGTGATTGGAGTATAAATAAAATATTCTCTCAGCAAGATGAAGAGTGGATAAAATTCCAAGAATCATCTATTCGTAAAATTGCTTTGGGAGATGTTGCTGAAGTTTTCCGAGGAAAATCAGTATCAAAAAAAGACCCAACCGGAAGTGTTGGTGTCGTTAACATCTCGAATATAGGTGATTACGATATTGATTATGATAGTCTAGATCACTTTGATGAAGAAGAACGTAAGATTTCAAACTACATTCTTAAAGAAGGTGACGTACTAATACCTGCAAGAGGAACTGCAATTAGAACCTCTATCTTTCGCGAGCAGAGCTATCCATGCATCGCTTCATCTAACATCATTGTAATCCGACCTGAAGTAAAGATGCTTAGCAGCGTGTATTTAAAATTGTTCTTAGACAGCCCTCTTGGGCAAAAGATGATAAGTGGTGTACAACAAGGAAGTACAGTAATTAATATCAGCTATAAAGACTTGAATGCCTTGGAAATACCTGTTCCTTCAATTGAAGAACAACATATGAAGGCTGATGAATATGAAAAAGAGTTAGAAATCTACAAAGAAACTGTTGAGGTTGCTGAAAAACGCTGGAATAAAGTTTTAGATAAGCTACGAGAACTTTAA
- a CDS encoding type I restriction-modification system subunit M, producing MSKCITIDELQTYLWDSAVLLRSSIDAGAYKQYIFPLLFFKRISDVYDEECQKILEQFGDEEALEFEENHRFQVPKGAHWNDVREVSENVGVAIVSAFRKIEKANADKLQGIFGDAAWTNKNRLSDRLLKELIEHFSSRTLSIENCPEDELGQGYEYLIKKFADDSGHTAQEFYTNRTVVHLMTEILRPQSGESIYDPTCGSAGMLISAIAYLQKQKKEWRNVAVYGQEINALTSSIGKMNLFLHGVKDFEIVNGDTLKSPAFIEKGKLKEFDMVLANPPYSISQWDREAFASDKYGRNFLGVPPQGRADYAFLQHILKSLKEDTGRSAILFPHGVLFRNEESSMREKLVRSDMLECVIGLGPNLFYNSPMEACIIICRKNKPANRRGQVLFINAVDEVERKNAQSYLEDKHIEKIASAYNKYETDNDFARVVSIRDIEDNNFSLSIPLYVKKTMPGAETDERSLQERYESWRTYSEIMKLRYMKLSDMIGKGDENNE from the coding sequence ATGAGTAAGTGCATTACAATAGATGAATTGCAAACATATTTATGGGATTCAGCTGTTCTTCTTCGTTCTAGTATAGATGCAGGAGCTTATAAACAATACATTTTCCCGCTGCTTTTCTTTAAAAGAATCAGCGATGTTTATGACGAAGAGTGTCAAAAAATTCTAGAGCAATTTGGCGATGAGGAAGCCTTAGAGTTTGAAGAAAATCATCGGTTTCAGGTACCCAAAGGTGCTCATTGGAATGATGTTCGTGAAGTTTCTGAGAATGTAGGTGTTGCTATAGTCAGTGCATTTCGTAAGATCGAAAAAGCAAACGCTGATAAACTACAAGGAATTTTTGGAGATGCTGCTTGGACAAATAAGAATCGTTTGTCAGACAGACTTCTAAAAGAATTAATAGAACATTTCAGCAGTAGAACATTGTCTATTGAAAATTGTCCGGAGGACGAACTAGGACAGGGATACGAGTACCTAATCAAGAAGTTTGCCGACGACAGTGGCCATACCGCTCAAGAATTCTATACAAATCGTACCGTAGTTCATCTTATGACTGAAATCTTGAGACCTCAGTCAGGAGAATCAATTTATGATCCAACGTGCGGTAGTGCAGGTATGCTAATCTCCGCGATAGCCTATTTGCAAAAACAAAAAAAAGAATGGCGTAATGTGGCTGTTTATGGGCAGGAAATAAATGCTTTAACTTCATCGATTGGCAAAATGAACTTATTTTTGCATGGTGTGAAGGACTTTGAAATTGTAAATGGAGATACGTTAAAATCACCGGCTTTTATTGAGAAAGGAAAGTTGAAAGAATTTGACATGGTTCTTGCCAATCCTCCCTACTCTATTAGTCAGTGGGACAGAGAAGCCTTTGCTAGCGATAAATATGGACGTAACTTCCTAGGTGTTCCTCCTCAAGGTCGAGCAGATTATGCTTTTTTACAACACATTCTGAAGAGTTTGAAAGAAGACACTGGACGTAGTGCGATATTATTCCCACATGGCGTATTGTTTCGTAATGAGGAAAGTAGTATGCGAGAAAAATTAGTTAGAAGCGATATGCTTGAATGTGTGATAGGTTTAGGTCCCAACCTGTTTTATAATTCACCAATGGAGGCTTGCATAATTATATGTCGTAAAAATAAGCCTGCAAACCGTCGTGGCCAGGTTTTATTTATAAATGCAGTAGATGAGGTTGAGAGAAAAAATGCACAGAGCTATCTGGAAGATAAACATATTGAAAAGATAGCATCAGCATACAACAAATATGAAACAGATAATGATTTTGCACGCGTTGTCTCAATTCGTGATATTGAAGATAACAATTTCTCGCTCAGTATCCCACTCTATGTTAAAAAGACCATGCCTGGGGCAGAAACTGACGAACGTTCTCTTCAAGAGCGTTATGAAAGTTGGAGAACATACTCGGAAATTATGAAACTTCGCTATATGAAATTAAGCGACATGATCGGGAAAGGGGATGAAAATAATGAGTGA
- a CDS encoding N-6 DNA methylase, which produces MLGAIIGDIVGSRFEWNNNKSKQFDLLTYKCSVTDDSIMTLAIAKALLESKSDYSDLSENAVKYMQNIGQHYPNCGYGGHFREWIYSDNPKPYNSYGNGAAMRVSACGFVANTLEEVKQLSKAVTEVTHNHPEGIKGAEATAVAIFLARSGKNLLEIRDYITKNYYPLNFSLDEIRDNYEFNESCQGTVPQALEAFFESKNFEDAIRNAISIGGDSDTIAAITGGIAGAYYGIPTDIRKHALTFLDERLLKILVEFENNYPSKMEKINSVGSIGIERNAETKVQTGNRKTMMQSSVEIAEKELNDSIPTNEETTSQQLFNHLFEACNILRGPINQDEYKSYVTPILFFKRISDVYDEETQDALERSGGDEEYARFPENHSFDIPVGCHWQNVREASENVGVAIVKAMNGIERANPDTLSGVFSSFDDANWTDKTKLSDERLKNLIEHMSKIKVGNANYSADVMGDSYEFLIKKFADLSKKNAGEFYTPRSIVKLLIMLLDPKIGETVYDPACGTGGMLIEAIRYMKNDKMTYGRIYGQENNLSTSAIARMNLFLHGAKDFKITQGDTLRSPNFLEKGKLKTFNCVVANPPFSLKKWGSQQFSTDIYGRNMWGTPTDSNADFAWLQHMVKSMDEKTGRCAVVLPQGVLFRGGREAEIRKQLIESDKLECIITLVSGVFYSTGVSACILFLNNNKKNDHKGRICMIDGSDIFTAQRAQNIMTDNDVDKVYNLYGDYKDVIEKVKVVTISEVKDKGYSLAINNYIERKEQEITPPAEVRKQYFDALEKMIEAEKTMMELLLEGGYVNE; this is translated from the coding sequence ATGTTAGGAGCTATTATCGGGGATATCGTGGGTTCCCGTTTTGAATGGAATAATAACAAGAGTAAGCAATTTGATTTATTAACGTATAAATGTAGTGTTACCGATGATTCCATAATGACTTTAGCTATAGCTAAAGCGCTGTTAGAAAGCAAGTCGGATTATAGTGACCTGTCCGAAAATGCTGTAAAGTATATGCAGAATATCGGACAACACTACCCAAACTGTGGATATGGTGGGCATTTCAGAGAATGGATATATTCTGACAATCCAAAACCATATAACAGCTATGGTAATGGGGCAGCGATGCGTGTCAGTGCATGTGGATTCGTAGCAAATACCCTGGAAGAAGTGAAACAACTATCAAAAGCTGTGACAGAAGTAACACACAATCATCCTGAGGGGATAAAAGGTGCAGAGGCAACAGCTGTTGCTATCTTCCTGGCGCGTTCTGGAAAGAATTTGCTAGAGATTCGCGACTATATAACAAAGAATTATTACCCGTTGAATTTTTCCCTTGATGAAATACGTGATAATTATGAGTTTAATGAGAGCTGTCAGGGAACTGTTCCTCAAGCCTTGGAAGCTTTCTTCGAGTCGAAAAATTTTGAAGATGCAATTCGTAACGCCATATCAATTGGTGGTGATAGCGATACCATTGCAGCTATTACAGGTGGTATCGCAGGAGCTTACTATGGAATACCTACAGATATTAGAAAACATGCTCTGACCTTCCTTGACGAGCGCCTACTTAAGATTTTGGTAGAGTTTGAAAATAATTATCCATCAAAGATGGAAAAAATCAATTCAGTCGGTAGTATTGGCATCGAAAGAAATGCAGAGACCAAAGTGCAGACTGGGAATAGAAAAACTATGATGCAGTCCTCTGTAGAAATAGCAGAGAAAGAACTAAATGATTCGATTCCTACAAATGAAGAGACGACAAGCCAGCAACTATTTAATCATCTATTTGAGGCTTGTAATATTCTGCGAGGACCAATAAACCAAGATGAGTATAAAAGTTATGTGACTCCAATCCTCTTTTTTAAGAGAATTAGTGATGTTTACGACGAAGAAACTCAAGATGCACTTGAGCGCTCTGGTGGAGATGAGGAGTATGCTAGATTTCCCGAGAACCACAGTTTTGATATTCCTGTGGGATGCCACTGGCAAAATGTCAGGGAAGCAAGTGAAAATGTTGGTGTTGCAATCGTCAAAGCAATGAATGGTATTGAGCGTGCTAACCCCGATACTTTAAGTGGTGTATTTAGTAGCTTTGATGATGCTAATTGGACTGACAAAACTAAACTCTCAGACGAGAGACTAAAAAATTTAATAGAACATATGTCAAAAATAAAAGTTGGTAATGCGAATTACTCGGCTGATGTTATGGGAGATAGTTATGAATTTCTGATTAAGAAATTTGCTGATTTATCAAAAAAGAATGCTGGTGAATTTTATACTCCACGCTCCATTGTCAAACTTCTCATTATGCTTCTGGATCCAAAGATTGGTGAAACAGTCTATGATCCAGCTTGTGGGACTGGAGGAATGCTAATAGAAGCCATACGCTACATGAAAAACGATAAAATGACGTATGGCCGAATATATGGCCAGGAGAATAATCTATCTACATCTGCAATTGCTAGAATGAATTTATTTTTGCATGGCGCAAAGGATTTTAAGATTACACAAGGTGATACATTACGTTCTCCTAATTTTCTTGAGAAAGGTAAATTAAAAACTTTCAATTGCGTTGTAGCGAATCCTCCATTTTCGTTGAAAAAATGGGGTTCACAACAATTTAGTACAGATATATATGGTCGAAATATGTGGGGAACCCCAACTGACTCCAATGCTGATTTTGCATGGCTGCAACACATGGTGAAGTCGATGGACGAGAAAACCGGCCGTTGTGCTGTTGTTTTACCACAAGGTGTACTATTCCGTGGGGGTAGAGAAGCAGAAATTCGCAAACAACTGATTGAATCAGACAAGCTAGAATGCATTATTACACTGGTAAGCGGCGTGTTCTATTCAACTGGAGTATCCGCTTGTATTCTTTTTCTAAACAATAACAAAAAAAATGATCATAAAGGTCGTATATGTATGATCGATGGTTCTGATATATTCACAGCACAACGAGCACAAAATATAATGACCGACAATGACGTAGACAAGGTCTACAATTTGTATGGCGATTATAAAGATGTTATTGAAAAAGTAAAAGTGGTCACGATTTCCGAAGTCAAAGATAAAGGTTATAGTCTAGCGATCAATAATTATATCGAAAGAAAAGAACAAGAAATTACTCCTCCAGCTGAAGTAAGAAAACAGTATTTTGACGCACTTGAAAAAATGATTGAGGCTGAAAAAACAATGATGGAATTATTGCTTGAAGGAGGATATGTAAATGAGTAA
- a CDS encoding restriction endonuclease subunit S, giving the protein MSEYRFDHIVINITEKKKPVEEDKYTYIGLEHLDSQNLMVSRWGSDIAPKGEKLVMKKGDVLFGKRRAYQKKVAIAPFDGIFSAHGMVLRPNEEIIDKNFFPLFISSDYFLDAAIKISVGSLSPTINWRDLKELKFQLPDLDKQKKLADMLWSINRTLLRYKELLNKTDELVKSQFMEQFVNGNPYERKRLGNFINQIRGVSYKPADLHNNLNSLSITLLRANNILSGKVNHEEVQFVSKDKVSKEQLICNEDILMCGSSGSLEHVGKAALCSRNEEGETFGTFCKLLRSTGMLIPKYIATYFETDEYRNTIMRLATGSNINNLKNEHIDNILIPIPPLEHQKQFEAFANQSDKSKFELEQTLSELNATYKRIIEENLG; this is encoded by the coding sequence ATGTCGGAATATAGATTTGACCATATTGTTATCAATATCACAGAAAAAAAGAAGCCTGTTGAAGAAGATAAATATACTTATATAGGCTTAGAACACTTGGATTCTCAGAACCTTATGGTTTCAAGATGGGGCTCTGATATTGCTCCTAAGGGTGAAAAACTTGTAATGAAAAAAGGAGACGTATTATTTGGTAAAAGGCGAGCATATCAAAAGAAAGTAGCAATTGCTCCGTTCGATGGAATCTTCTCTGCTCATGGAATGGTCTTGCGGCCAAATGAAGAAATAATTGACAAGAATTTCTTCCCACTCTTCATTAGCTCAGATTATTTTTTGGACGCTGCAATAAAGATATCTGTTGGGTCACTCTCACCAACAATTAACTGGAGAGATCTTAAAGAACTGAAGTTTCAGCTCCCTGATTTAGATAAACAAAAGAAGTTAGCTGACATGTTATGGTCAATAAATAGAACATTGCTAAGGTATAAAGAGTTGCTCAATAAAACTGATGAGCTCGTAAAGTCTCAATTTATGGAGCAGTTTGTAAATGGAAATCCATATGAAAGGAAAAGACTGGGAAACTTCATTAACCAAATACGTGGCGTATCGTATAAGCCTGCTGACCTACACAATAACCTTAACTCCCTAAGCATTACATTGTTAAGAGCAAATAATATTTTATCAGGAAAAGTAAATCATGAGGAAGTCCAGTTCGTATCTAAAGATAAGGTGTCAAAAGAACAACTGATATGTAATGAAGATATCTTGATGTGTGGCTCTAGTGGAAGCCTAGAGCATGTAGGAAAAGCTGCTTTATGCTCAAGAAATGAAGAAGGAGAGACATTTGGTACATTTTGCAAGCTTCTGCGCTCTACAGGGATGCTTATACCTAAATATATAGCTACGTATTTTGAAACGGATGAGTACAGAAATACAATTATGCGATTAGCAACGGGATCAAATATCAATAATCTTAAGAATGAACATATTGATAATATATTGATTCCGATACCACCATTAGAGCATCAAAAACAATTTGAAGCCTTTGCTAATCAGAGCGATAAATCAAAATTTGAACTCGAGCAAACTCTATCAGAGTTAAATGCCACCTATAAACGGATTATAGAAGAAAATTTAGGATAA